A window of Natronoarchaeum philippinense contains these coding sequences:
- a CDS encoding cation-translocating P-type ATPase gives MPDSAHSRPADGVLSSVDSRHDGLADAEARRRLDADGPNEVERSSQRTWVDIAVAQFDSALIWVLVAAAALSVWAGHAVDAVLIAGIVLANGAFGFVQDYRAEESLESLRELTAPTATVRRDGRSVELEATKLVVGDVVELSGGDVVPADARLLETSSLEVDEAALTGESAPVSKDPDPDPVETPLAERTAMAYKGTNVTRGSGVAVITATGMDTEVGAIARSLAETAETDTPLQAELDALGRTLGLGVVALAALVIPLLLVEGTGPVQAALTAISLAVAAVPEGLPAVVTLTLALGVRAMADENALVRRLPAVEALGSVDVVCTDKTGTLTRGQMTVRRIWVNDAVVDADDAETHPHADRIERLLRAGALCNDATPADGDEPSEGDDPTEQAIVDAAVEHGIDVRGVRERTPRTDEIPFSSERKWMGTVHGDVAYVKGAPEVVVPMAARVLTADGPVELTDERAARVREQVRSFGDDALRVLAVAVAPDPDAIEGGLTLLGLVGMLDPPREEVADAVAATTQAGVDVKMVTGDNARTAAAIGGSLGLGESVLEGREVAALDDAELRERVESVDVFARTSPAHKVRILRALQDNGHVVAMTGDGVNDAPALKNADIGVAMGVRGTDVAKQASDVVLLDDDYTTIERAIERGRAIFDNVWKFVGYLLSANVAEVALVFLASLLGYLVLPAVQLLWINLLTDGLPALALGADPKSGDVMERSPRDPDRGIVDREMLGLIGGTGTVSTLLMLGLLFAVLDGAASVTPYAMTMVFTGFVCIEFGKLYAIRWLRETPTLSNGWLAAAVGTSLLLQLAVLYTPLNEYFGTVPLGLGDWAVLGGVLAVALPAYLLVAVGVRRL, from the coding sequence CGCTGATCTGGGTGCTGGTCGCCGCTGCCGCGCTGTCAGTGTGGGCGGGCCACGCCGTCGACGCCGTCCTCATCGCCGGCATCGTGCTCGCCAACGGCGCCTTCGGCTTCGTACAGGACTACCGGGCCGAGGAGAGCCTCGAATCGTTACGAGAGCTCACCGCGCCGACGGCGACGGTGCGCCGCGACGGCCGCTCGGTCGAGCTTGAGGCGACGAAACTGGTCGTCGGCGACGTAGTGGAACTGTCGGGCGGCGATGTCGTCCCGGCCGACGCCCGGCTGCTCGAAACCAGTTCGCTGGAAGTCGACGAGGCGGCGCTGACCGGCGAGAGCGCGCCCGTCTCGAAGGATCCCGACCCCGATCCCGTGGAGACGCCGCTGGCCGAGCGCACCGCCATGGCGTACAAGGGAACCAACGTCACGCGGGGATCCGGCGTCGCCGTCATCACCGCGACCGGGATGGACACCGAGGTCGGCGCCATCGCCCGCTCGCTCGCCGAGACCGCCGAGACCGACACCCCGCTGCAGGCCGAACTCGATGCGTTGGGTCGGACGCTCGGCCTCGGCGTCGTCGCCCTCGCCGCGCTGGTGATCCCGCTGTTGCTCGTCGAGGGGACGGGACCGGTTCAGGCGGCCCTGACCGCGATCTCGCTGGCCGTCGCCGCGGTTCCGGAGGGGCTGCCGGCGGTGGTGACGCTGACGCTCGCGCTCGGCGTCCGCGCCATGGCCGACGAAAACGCGCTCGTCCGTCGGCTGCCGGCCGTCGAGGCGCTTGGATCGGTCGACGTGGTCTGTACCGACAAGACCGGGACGCTCACCCGCGGTCAGATGACCGTCCGGCGCATCTGGGTCAACGACGCCGTCGTCGACGCCGACGACGCCGAAACGCACCCCCACGCTGACCGGATCGAGCGTCTGCTGCGGGCCGGTGCGCTGTGCAACGACGCGACGCCCGCGGACGGCGACGAACCGTCTGAGGGCGATGATCCGACCGAGCAGGCCATCGTCGACGCCGCCGTCGAGCACGGCATCGATGTCCGTGGCGTGCGCGAGCGCACTCCTCGGACCGACGAGATCCCCTTCTCCTCGGAGCGCAAGTGGATGGGCACCGTCCACGGCGACGTGGCCTACGTCAAGGGCGCGCCGGAGGTCGTCGTCCCGATGGCAGCGCGCGTGCTGACCGCCGACGGGCCCGTCGAACTGACCGACGAGCGCGCCGCCCGCGTCCGCGAGCAGGTGCGGTCGTTCGGCGACGACGCGCTTCGCGTGCTCGCGGTCGCCGTCGCTCCCGATCCGGACGCCATCGAGGGTGGGCTGACGCTGCTCGGACTGGTCGGCATGCTCGACCCGCCCCGCGAGGAGGTCGCCGACGCCGTCGCCGCGACGACGCAAGCGGGCGTCGATGTGAAGATGGTGACCGGCGACAACGCCCGCACCGCCGCCGCGATCGGCGGGTCGCTCGGGCTGGGCGAGTCCGTCCTCGAAGGCCGCGAGGTCGCCGCGCTCGACGACGCCGAACTCCGGGAACGCGTCGAGTCGGTCGACGTGTTCGCGCGCACCTCGCCGGCCCACAAGGTCCGAATCCTGCGCGCGCTGCAGGACAACGGCCACGTCGTCGCCATGACGGGCGACGGCGTCAACGACGCGCCGGCCCTGAAAAACGCCGACATCGGCGTGGCGATGGGCGTCCGGGGAACCGACGTGGCAAAGCAGGCCAGCGACGTGGTCCTGTTGGACGACGACTACACGACCATCGAGCGGGCGATCGAGCGCGGCCGGGCGATCTTCGACAACGTCTGGAAGTTCGTCGGCTATCTGCTGAGCGCGAACGTCGCCGAGGTCGCGCTCGTGTTTCTTGCCTCCCTGCTTGGCTATCTCGTGCTCCCGGCGGTCCAGTTGCTCTGGATCAACCTGCTCACCGACGGCCTGCCGGCGCTGGCGCTCGGCGCCGACCCCAAGAGCGGCGACGTGATGGAGCGCTCGCCGCGGGACCCCGACCGTGGCATCGTCGACCGGGAGATGCTCGGCCTGATCGGCGGCACCGGCACCGTCTCGACGCTGCTGATGCTCGGGCTGTTGTTCGCCGTCCTCGACGGCGCGGCGTCGGTGACGCCCTACGCCATGACGATGGTGTTCACCGGCTTCGTCTGCATCGAGTTCGGGAAACTGTACGCGATCCGGTGGCTCCGCGAGACGCCGACGCTCTCGAACGGCTGGCTCGCCGCGGCGGTCGGCACGTCGCTGCTGTTACAGCTCGCTGTCCTGTACACGCCGCTCAACGAGTACTTCGGGACCGTTCCGCTCGGACTCGGCGACTGGGCCGTCCTCGGCGGCGTCCTCGCGGTCGCGCTGCCGGCGTACCTGCTGGTCGCCGTCGGCGTCCGGCGGCTGTAA